The following proteins are co-located in the Nilaparvata lugens isolate BPH chromosome 14, ASM1435652v1, whole genome shotgun sequence genome:
- the LOC111058367 gene encoding uncharacterized protein LOC111058367, with protein sequence MAREERGKRPFKIWDSWRNIRKSLVVSSLKDLELRGREKLQIPAGESVRLVLESDGTQVEDGEYFRTLPNNTVILLLRQGERWYPTGVDVIRTAISAIPKIVCETIHALELQDETPSWKIMDNKGRVTVVLHWDQRQAGKSTGGSEAGTAASSGTATPKKQSSLVIQTSVDSLGRKETLINDVYPARYTASPQITVINHDDPDRGGPIWTASGHPRLTKQGSSFESATAIHVHTPECIDHSHRPAGTSSRAGSPSNNASECDFHCCALHEEGRKIAVHKSVATSPIQDSLSTSPQQHPSSISDGSRRAAAKGHVRFLDVEGCTNAARAGPHPGTSRAATSQHQHQHDSSESETENTVIEEEAVTTEKFLLLIDQLSVDQKRHLTIKDIGIILERLSSKILDVERLDRESEGEDCYNWTIKATIRGDVLRELGVIYNGNYYAISEHPGYKEESEEAHDDEEEVEEEDDRL encoded by the exons GAGCGGGGAAAGAGACCTTTCAAGATTTGGGACAGTTGGCGCAATATAAGGAAAAGCCTTGTTGTTAGCAGTCTCAAGGATCTTGAACTTAGAG GCCGTGAGAAGTTGCAGATCCCGGCGGGGGAGAGTGTTCGACTGGTGCTCGAGTCGGATGGCACCCAGGTGGAGGATGGGGAGTATTTCCGCACCCTGCCCAACAACACGGTTATACTGTTGCTCAGACAGGGAGAACGCTGGTATCCGACCGGCGTCGATGTCATCAGAACTG CGATCTCAGCCATACCGAAGATAGTCTGCGAGACAATCCATGCTCTAGAACTGCAGGATGAAACACCATCCTGGAAGATCATGGACAACAAGGGAAGGGTCACAGTGGTACTGCACTGGGACCAGCGTCAGGCGGGAAAGTCAACCGGTGGAAGCGAAGCAGGGACAGCAGCCAGTAGTGGAACAGCAACACCCAAGAAACAATCATCCCTGGTGATACAGACTAGTGTGGACAGTTTGGGTCGCAAAGAAACACTCATCAATGATGTGTACCCAGCCAGGTACACAGCATCACCACAGATCACTGTCATCAACCATGATGATCCGGACCGGGGAGGACCAATATGGACAGCAAGTGGTCATCCCCGACTCACCAAACAGGGGTCTTCCTTTGAAAGTGCTACAGCAATTCATGTACATACCCCTGAGTGCATCGATCACTCCCACAGGCCGGCGGGGACATCCTCACGTGCGGGGTCCCCTTCCAACAATGCGTCAGAGTGTGACTTCCACTGTTGTGCGTTGCATGAGGAAGGGAGGAAGATCGCGGTGCACAAATCGGTTGCGACGTCACCGATCCAGGATTCACTGTCGACATCCCCTCAACAACACCCGTCTTCGATTTCGGACGGATCGCGGCGTGCCGCAGCCAAGGGACATGTGCGTTTTTTAGATGTGGAGGGGTGCACCAATGCGGCGCGGGCAGGACCGCACCCCGGAACGTCCCGTGCGGCGACATCGCAGCACCAGCACCAACACGACTCGTCGGAGTCAGAAACCGAGAACACAGTGATCGAGGAGGAAGCTGTCACCACAGAGAAGTTTCTCCTGCTAATCGACCAGCTGTCAGTCGACCAGAAGCGGCATCTCACCATCAAGGATATCGGCATCATTCTAGAGAGACTGAGCTCTAAGATTCTGGATGTGGAGCGGCTGGACAGGGAGAGCGAGGGTGAGGACTGCTATAACTGGACTATCAAGGCGACCATCCGTGGTGATGTCCTGAGGGAGCTGGGTGTCATCTACAATGGCAACTACTATGCCATCTCGGAACACCCTGGATATAAGGAGGAGAGTGAGGAGGCTCacgatgatgaggaggaggtcgAAGAGGAGGATGATAGACTCTAG